In Chitinophagaceae bacterium C216, the genomic stretch TTCAGAAAAGCAAACAGTGCCCCCAGTGCAATACCGGTAAACCAGTTGCCGCTTGATGAGAAGATATATTCCTGGGTATTGGTCTTTAGGCTTTCGTCAACAAACGGTAAGGCCAGAATTTTATAACCTAATACAAATCCTAAAATAAAATTGGTAAGCAATTCGCCCCAGCTGGCGGGTTTACCTACAACAATGGTTTCCTCAGTTGGAAACATTACCCCCTCTCTCCCTTTGCGCCGAAGTTCGCGGGTTAAAACAATTGAGCTGATAATGAAAGAAACTGCAACAAAAAAACCGAAAGTGTTCAGGAAATGTAAGAATTTCCATTCTACGCCAAACCAATCGCGAAAGAGGTAGTATAAATTAGGATACATGCAGTAGGTGATTTTTGTTTTATTAGCGGCAATATTACAACAAACTAGGTTGAAATATCAGCGTTAATAAATTATATACAGCAAAGATGCGTAGCATTATGCTACGCATCTTCCGTAATAAAGATATAAAAAAATCGTTTTAAGCGCAATATTCATCGAAGGCAGCTATGAGATTTTCAGCTATCATCTGCGCCGAGCGTCCTTCGATCATATGTCTTTCGATGAAATGTACCAATTTGCCATCCTTAAACAAAGCAATGGATGGAGAAGAGGGTGGGTAGGGCAGTAAATGTTCACGAATTTTTTTTACCGCATCAATATCGTATCCTGCAAAACAGGTTGTGAGATGGTCGGGTTTTTTAGTGGCATTCGCAATAGCCATCAGCACTCCCGGACGCGCAGTTCCTGCAGAACATCCACATACAGAATTGATTACAACAAGGTTGGTTCCTCCTTTGGCCAGGCTGGCCTCCACATCTTCCGGAGTGAGCAATTCTACGAACCCGTTATCGGTGAGCTCCTCCTTCATGGGTTGAACTATTTCAGTGGGATACATACTTCTATACTGTTTTAAGATTTAAATACATTCAACGCAAATTTAGAGAAATTGTTTAGTGTAAGCCTGTAAACCTTCTCTCTTATTCGTCGAATTTATCCCCTTCCAGCATGATATATGCTTGAGCGACAAATTTACGATTAGGAATAAGGTTTTATGACGGATTGTCATTTTACAAAGGTTGAAAATGACAAAATGTCTCTATAAATGATATTGGTTCATAGTTTGAATAGAGATAGGCGAAATCGATTATTGAATAATATTCCAAAAAACAATAAAAAGGAGGATTGACACTATGAACTTAATAAAATTCAACAGCATTCCTTTTGAAAGAACTTTCAACAGTCTGGTAGATGATTTCTTTACCGAAATCCCTAGCTTATTTAAAACTGATTTACTGGTGCCGGATAAAAAAGGTTTTGCCCCAGTAAACATTACTGAAAACGAAAAAAACTATCAGATTGAGGTAGTGGCTCCAGGCTACGATAAGGCCGATTTTAAAATTACTGTAGATGGTAATTTACTTACTATCTCAGCCGAAAAGAAAATCGAAAGTGAGGAGCAAAAAGGTAAGAGTTTAAGAAAAGAATTCCATTTGCGCTCTTTTAGAAGGGTATTTACTATTGATGATAAGATTGATACAAATAAAGTTGAAGCAAAATATGTTAATGGTATCTTAATAGTAACCCTTCAGCGCAAGGAAGAAGCTAAAGCAGCGTCAAAAGAAATAGAGGTACAATAAGCAAGTTTTTCTCATAAGCAGTTAGTTTTGGTTTAAGCCCTGCGTTTCCACGCAGGGGCTTTTTTTAAAGAATATTGAAAGCCTCAGCCCACTTATTCAGGCTATTCGACGTCTATTGCCTAACTTTGTAAATTCTGTGAATTCAAACACTTATCAGTTATGCGCAATATCAAGCTGGCCCTTTTATTAGTAGTGTTTTTACTTTCGTTATCAGTGAGATCGCAGGTGAGACCCGATAGCATAGTATTGAAACCCGCAACTGAAGTGTCCCGCATGGATTCTTTAAGAATAGTGAATTTCAGCCCCTTTTTCTCATTGCATGTGGATTCCAGTCTCTCTTATAAATTTTTGATTAATAAGGATCCCAAAAAATATTACTGGTTCTTGAAAGAAGCTCCGGTGGGTTTTAAGATGGATAAAGATAATGGGGTACTTTCGTTTAAATCTAATAAATCATTGTTTCTTGCAGGCCGATTAAAATATGATCAGGAATATCCTGTAAAAATTGGTGTGCAAAGTTTGTCTAATCCTTTGGATAGGCTGGATACTACCGTCCGTGTGATCTTTTATAGTACTGATGTAGTATATCCCCGAATTAAACCTTCGGTGGTAAGTCCAGTTACGATTGTGGAGGGAGATCGACTGAGCTTTAGTGTATTGTGTGAAAACGGTAATTTCCCCATTGATAAGATACTTGTATCCAGCGATGTGTCCATTGGTAATTTCAAATTGCCCAAAACCTGTGACGATTATTTTGAGTGGGTGCCAGGATATGACTTTGTTACGGATCAAGACCCCAAAGGGGAGCGTGTCGTGAATCTTGAATTCATTGGTAGTACTAACTTTAACTATGCTGATACGGCTCGTGTAAAGGTGATTGTGAAAAACGGATTAAATTATGATATAGCGACAAAAGAATATAATGACGCCCTCAATAATCTAAAAACTTGGATACTTCGATATAAATACACCTTTCTGCAGTTAGACAAAAGGCTTAGAAAAACGAAGAACTGGCGGTCGGGATTTGATATTACCACTGCAACAACTACACTTACAGGTACTGTGCTGGCAACAACTGCGGGTGAAAATAAAAGCAAGCAAAATACGGGGAAAATACTGCCCAGCATAGGTGTGGTCGCTATGCCGGTGAAAGAAGCTGCTGCCCCTCAGAGAACAACAGAGCAAAATCAAGCGACGTTGTTGCGTACGAACATTAAGCGTTTGGATTATATTCTTACCGAAAATCAGCTGTCGGGCGATAGAGATCCTCTCATTTTGGTAAAAACCGAGACGCTGAAAAAAGAGTTAAGACAAAGTCAGACACAGCTAGCAGAAGTACCTACTGAGATGTCGGAAAATCTTTCGGAGAAACAGCTGAATGAATATTTCGATGATCCGAAAGTGCAGAAAAAATACAGGCTACGGTAAAAGGCGCCGAACTTGTTAAGAGTTCGCTAAGGTGCGTAATTATTCGCCTTTAAATTTTTTCGGTTGAAGAAAATTAATTACTTTGCACTTAACACGAATTAATTTTCTTCATTCTTTAAAAACGCATTTTATGGAAACAACTTATATCGATCTCTCTCAGGACGAACTGCAAGTAACAAGATTGGATGAAACTTCGGCAACAGCACAGGCTTATGACGGAGATGGAGATGGAGGTGCTGACGGAGGCGATGGCGCTGATGGAGATGGCGGAGCCGATGGTGACGGCGGAGCAGACGGCGATGGTGGCGCTGACGGAGATGGTGGTGCAGACGGTGATGGTGGAGACGGCGCATAAATCTTATAACGCTTGAGTTCTATTAAAAAACTTTTTACAAAGCTGCAGTGATATTCTTTTCTGCAGCTTTTTTACATTTTGCATTTACATAAATCATATTTTATATGACGCGTTTTTTTGAATCGATTATCGCACCTTATACTATTGACGATTTTTTTACCCGATACCACGAAAAGGATATTCTATACATTAACCGCAACGATGCATCTTATTACAACCCTATACTTACTTCACAGGAAATT encodes the following:
- a CDS encoding hypothetical protein (UPF0403 protein YphP), with translation MYPTEIVQPMKEELTDNGFVELLTPEDVEASLAKGGTNLVVINSVCGCSAGTARPGVLMAIANATKKPDHLTTCFAGYDIDAVKKIREHLLPYPPSSPSIALFKDGKLVHFIERHMIEGRSAQMIAENLIAAFDEYCA
- a CDS encoding 18 kDa heat shock protein; translation: MNLIKFNSIPFERTFNSLVDDFFTEIPSLFKTDLLVPDKKGFAPVNITENEKNYQIEVVAPGYDKADFKITVDGNLLTISAEKKIESEEQKGKSLRKEFHLRSFRRVFTIDDKIDTNKVEAKYVNGILIVTLQRKEEAKAASKEIEVQ